Within Flavobacteriales bacterium, the genomic segment TCAAGACTCTTTGATGCGGAGTTTCACAATCTTGACCATGGGGCCCGGACAATAGACCTTGTGGCAGGCCAAACACGATGCCACCATATTGTTGTGGGCGGCAATGCGATCTCCTTCAGGCGCGCTTTCCAGTTGCTCCACTTGACTTAAGAACAACTCGCTCAACGCCCTGAACTCTTCGGTTCGAACCGTGGAGTCCGTTTCTTCCGCGGTGTGGATGTTCACGAACTGATCGGAGAAATCGGGCGCGGGTTTACCCTCTTCGATGAGCTTTTTTGCCGCCATGGATTCATCGAACATTTGTCGCATGAGCAACGCCAGCTCGCTGTCTCCGTTCGGATTAACGATCTCCTTATTCGGCTCCTCGTTGACGGCCTTATCGACGGACTCCCCCTTCGGGCCGCAGGCCAAAAAAAAGGATGCCCCGAGGAGACATCCTATAAGTACCTTATATAAACGCATGGTTTTACTCGATAATGACCCCGGAGGCCATGAAACTCACGGACACCTCAGGCTCGGTGATCATGGCGATCTCCTCTTCGCCGGCGCCGGCATCAGATGCCTTGTGGCGCAGCCATTCGACCGATTGCTCCTCTACTTTGACCCAGCCTTCCATGGTGGCGGTACGGCCATCGGCGTCCATTGGAACAAAGAATCCGTAGTCCTTGAAGCGAACGAGCATTTCTTCGTCATTGCCCATATCCACGGCCATCCAGCAGCCTTTCTTTTGGCAAACTTCGTTGATGGTGCCTTGTACCTTTACCTGCAGGCTGTCCTGACCTTCGAGCATGGCCATCATTTCTTTTGCGTCTATAGCGCCTTCTGGGCCGATCTCCTCGCCAAAGATCCCGTAGGCCATTTCTTCCGTAGCCATTTCGTCAGCCGGGTTTTCCGTCTGCGCAGCCTCTTCGTTGGAGGCGTTGCCACAAGCGTAAAATGCCGCTGCGGCGATCATTGCGATAAACACTTTCTTCATGGTGTCGTTTTTATACCGAAAGAACCAAAGGTACAAAATTGCCTATCTTTGCCCTCCCAAAATTCACTCTACATGAAAGTTACTCCTATCAAACAATCGCGCCTCGATTCCGTCGATTTGAACAACTTGGTCTTTGGGACCGCGTTTACCGATCACATGGTAGCATGTCACTACCGAAACGGCGCGTGGGAGGAACCTGTGATCATGCCTTACGGACCATTTGAGATTATGCCGGGAGCTCCTGTGTTTCACTACGGACAAGCGATCTTCGAAGGAATGAAGGCCTACAAGGACGAGCATGGCGATTGCTTTTTGTTTCGCCCGTTGGAGAACTGGAAGCGCATGAACCAGAGCGCGGCTCGTTTGGCCATGCCGGAAATTCCGGAGCACGTTTTCATGGACGGGCTACACCGGCTGGTAAGCATGGATAGCGCTTGGATACAGTCGGGCATGGACAACTCGCTCTATCTACGCCCTTTTATGTTCGCCAATGGCGAATTCATTTCGGCCAAAGAAGCGTCGGACTTTACTTTCATGATCGTTGCCTCTCCGGCGAGTGCCTATTACAAGGGCGATATAAAAGTGAAGGTCGAAGAAGAATACTCTCGCGCGGCCAAAGGCGGAACGGGTGCAGCCAAAGCGGCCGGAAACTACGCCGGTTCGTTTTATCCGACCAAGCTCGCCCAAGAGCAAGGGTTTACCCAGTTGCTTTGGACCGATGCCGCTACGCACAGCTTTTTAGAAGAATCGGGCACCATGAACATCATGATGCGCGTAGGTGACAAACTCATTACTCCGAAACTTACCGGAACTATTTTGGAGGGAATTACACGTAATTCGGTGATCAAGATCGCCCGTGACCGCGATATCGAAGTGGACGTGCGCCCGATCAAAGTAAAGGAACTCATTGAGCGTCTCAAGGACGGTTCGTTGACCGAGTTATTCGGAGTTGGGACCGCGGTGACCGTGAGCCCCATCACCGAGGTGGCTTTCCGCGAGGAGCGCTTTTCTATTTCATATTCCGAGGAAAGTTGGGCTCCTCGACTCAAGAACCGGTTGCTCAAGTTACAGCACAACCTTAGCGAAGATCCTTACGGGTGGCGCGTTAAAGTGCAGCCTTCATATGAAAATGCCTGATATCGGCTTCGAAAAACGGCTCTCTGCAGACCTCAAACCCATTTTGTTCCCAAAATCTACGGGCACTTTCTTGTGCGTGTAGGTAAGTTTGCTCGCTCGACACATCGTGCATTACGCGGTTCACTAGGGCTTTGCCTACTCCGCCGTTCCTGAATTCGGGCAGGACGGCAAATCGCTCTAGCTTGTACCCCTGCGGGGTGATGCGATAGCGCGCGCAGCCGGCTGGCACTTCGCCGCGGCCATCGGATCTATCGACATAGGCCAGGTAAAACCGAGCCTCGGAATTGCCCGCGTGCTCCAGCGGAAAAGGTACGCGTTGTTCTTTCAAAAATACCTTGTCGCGAATCTCGCGACAGTAGCGGGTCATGTTTTGCTCACCCCACTTGAACGGAACCACCTTCACTTTCATTGATTCAGGATCTTGGCGATATCGGGTTTAAAGTATAACTCGCTCTTGAGCACTTTTCCATCCTCTCGGTAAATGGGTTTACCGTCGGCGTCTAGCTTGCTCATATTACTCCGTTGGATCTCCTCGAAAACCTCTTCGATCTTGTACTGCAGTCCGTGCTTGAGGATGGTACCGCATAATATGTACATCATATCGCCCAAAGCGTCCGCGATCTCGACCAAATCGCCCCGCTCGGCAGCCTCGAGGTACTCTTCGTTTTCTTCGCGCATGAGCTTGTAGCGCAGTAAATAGGTGTCCGACGACACTTCTCCGATGGGAGACTCTTCATTTCCAATACCGAATACATCGTGGAACTTCGCCACGTGGTCGAGTTGTCTTTTCATAACTTTTGTCAGTTTTAGGGAACTAAAATAGGACTAAATTTGTCGGACGATAAAAGGTAAAAGCTGTGGACAACATCACCCCCGGGCATTGGACCTTCGCCCTGATCTTCGCGCTCACTTTTATCGGCTACTTGATTTGGGCCTATCGCAAAGATATTCGCCTGCACCGCATCTACTACAAAAGAAGCTACATCGTGCTCCTCACAATACTTATAGGAGCTGCTTTACTCTATTTATTCAAAGACAAATTCCATTAAATGTCTATACCAAACACCACCGCCGCCAAAGAAGCCGTAAAGGTCATTAAATCAGGTGACCGAGTTTTTATTCACTCCGTAGCTGCCGCCCCTCGGGCATTGATTCAAGCCATGACCAATCGCGCCGATGAGCTGCGCAACGTTGAGATCGTGCAACTTCATACCGAGGGTGATGCACCGTATTCTGCACCCGAAGTAAAGGATTCATTCCACGTAAACGCCCTATTCATTGGAGCTAATGTCCGCAAGGCCTTGGATATCGGTAACGCCTCATACACTCCGGTTTTCCTGAGCGAAGTTCCCAATCTATTTCGCCGGGGTATTCTACCGATCAATGTAGCATTGATGACCGTTTCACCTCCTGATAGACACGGTTTCTGCTCCCCCGGTACCTCCGTAGACGCCTCGTTGGCGGCCATGGAAAAAGCCAAATACGTGGTCGCACAAATCAACCCGTTTATGCCGCGCACAGGCGGGGACGGAATTCGCCATATTTCGGAATTCGATGCCGTGACGGAGCAAAGCGAAGAGCTTATCGCACACGATCCGGTAGCTCCCACCGATGTTGAAATGGAGATCGGAAGACATATTGCCGGACTTATTGAGGATGGCTCAACTCTTCAGACGGGTATCGGTGCCATTCCAAATGCCGCTCTGGCCCAACTCGGAAATCACAAGGACCTCGGAATCCACACGGAGATGTTCAGCGACGGAGTTATTCCGCTTGTAGAAAGTGGAGTCATCACAGGTCGCAACAAACGTTTCCGCAAGGGTAAGATCGTAAGCGGATTCGTCATGGGATCTAAGAGACTGTACGATTTTATCGATGACAACCCAATGGTTGAAATGCGCGATATCGCTTGGGTCAACGACGTGGCCGTGATTCGTCGAAACCCCAAAGCCGTTTCGATCAACAGTGCCATAGAGGTGGATCTTACGGGGCAGGTATGTGCTGATTCCATCGGCACTCGATTGTATTCAGGGGTTGGAGGCAAATGGACTTCATTCGAGGCGCTAGCTTGAGTGAAGGTGGTAAGCCCATCATTGCGCTGCCGAGTACTACGCGAAGAGGAGATAGCCGCATCACCGGATTCTTGAAACAAGGAGCCGGGGTCGTCACTACTCGAGCCCATGTGCATTACGTGATCACCGAATACGGTGTGGCAGACTTATACGGCAAAACCATTAAGCAACGCACTAAAGCACTGCGCGATATTGCTCACCCCGATCACCGCGAGGCTATGGATAAAGCGGCCTTTGAGATCTGTCACTGCTGATGGAATTTAACCTGTTCAAGGTCCTATTGATTCTAGGTATAGACTTATTCGCCGCATACCTGATCGGGCGATATCAACAAGCACAAGGCTTGAGCTTTGGAAAAGCTTTTGCACAGGCCCTGATAGGCTTTATTGGCCTAAGTGCATTGATTTGGAAACTGGTTCTTTATTAATCGACGATCACCCGCTTGGTGATGCTCTTGTTGTTCTGTAGAACGATCAAGAAGTAAACGCCCTTCGCTCGGCCACTGATATCGAGTCGGCGTTCTATGCGTCCTTCAGCATTGGGGATCGACTCTACATACACCGTGCGCCCTTGGGCGTCCGCGATTCGCAAATCGGCATTGGCTCGCTGCTCAAGGTCGATGAAAAACGTGAACCGACCATCATTGGGGTTTGGGTAAAGATTCAAAGCTCGATAAGGCACCCCTTGGGGTGGCATGTCCATGCTATACTCTTCTTCCATCATATCGATCTCATCATCGTTCATATCGTACACGATGATGGAACTCACTTCATCTTCAAAGAGCTTGAGATAACCTTCTTCGGTTTGTATCTCACGCCCTTCGACCGGGGTCGGTATGCTTGGGCGTAAGAAGAAGGGTTCAGTGTTAGCGTTGACGTTGGCTAAAGGTAATTCTATTCCATTCTCGATGGG encodes:
- a CDS encoding DUF4920 domain-containing protein, coding for MKKVFIAMIAAAAFYACGNASNEEAAQTENPADEMATEEMAYGIFGEEIGPEGAIDAKEMMAMLEGQDSLQVKVQGTINEVCQKKGCWMAVDMGNDEEMLVRFKDYGFFVPMDADGRTATMEGWVKVEEQSVEWLRHKASDAGAGEEEIAMITEPEVSVSFMASGVIIE
- a CDS encoding branched-chain amino acid aminotransferase, whose product is MKVTPIKQSRLDSVDLNNLVFGTAFTDHMVACHYRNGAWEEPVIMPYGPFEIMPGAPVFHYGQAIFEGMKAYKDEHGDCFLFRPLENWKRMNQSAARLAMPEIPEHVFMDGLHRLVSMDSAWIQSGMDNSLYLRPFMFANGEFISAKEASDFTFMIVASPASAYYKGDIKVKVEEEYSRAAKGGTGAAKAAGNYAGSFYPTKLAQEQGFTQLLWTDAATHSFLEESGTMNIMMRVGDKLITPKLTGTILEGITRNSVIKIARDRDIEVDVRPIKVKELIERLKDGSLTELFGVGTAVTVSPITEVAFREERFSISYSEESWAPRLKNRLLKLQHNLSEDPYGWRVKVQPSYENA
- a CDS encoding GNAT family N-acetyltransferase, which encodes MKVKVVPFKWGEQNMTRYCREIRDKVFLKEQRVPFPLEHAGNSEARFYLAYVDRSDGRGEVPAGCARYRITPQGYKLERFAVLPEFRNGGVGKALVNRVMHDVSSEQTYLHAQESARRFWEQNGFEVCREPFFEADIRHFHMKAAL
- a CDS encoding nucleoside triphosphate pyrophosphohydrolase family protein; protein product: MKRQLDHVAKFHDVFGIGNEESPIGEVSSDTYLLRYKLMREENEEYLEAAERGDLVEIADALGDMMYILCGTILKHGLQYKIEEVFEEIQRSNMSKLDADGKPIYREDGKVLKSELYFKPDIAKILNQ